A stretch of DNA from Thermodesulfobacteriota bacterium:
CAGTCAACTGGGAATCTCCCGCTTGACCTCCCGTCGCCGCCCACTCTGGTGAAGACTAACCCCAACGACCAGCCCATACTCTACATAGCGCTCACGACGGATTCGCTGACGCCGGGCATGCTCTACGATTACGCGAGCACCCAGGTCGGACAGAGGCTGACGATGATTCCGGGCGTGAGCAGCGTTGACGTTTACGGAACTAAGTCCGCCGTGCGCATCAAGGCCGACCCTTCGGCGATGTGGGCGCGAAATATATCCGTGGACGACCTCTACGCCGCCGTGTCGAACGCGACGAGCTATACCGGGGCCGGGCAGTTCGACGGCCCGGCGGGCACGTCGATCCTGCGCCCGCAGGGTCAGCTTGATACTGCTGAGTCGTATGCGAACATAATAGTCAAAAGCGTAAACGGCGCGCCGGTCTACCTCCACGACGTGGCCGAGGTTACGGATACAGTGGAGGACGAGCGCATAGACATGAGGTTCTGGATGAGGGGCCATCCGGTCCCTTCGTCCACGGTCGTCGTGGCCGTCTTCAGGCAGGCCGGTGCTAACGCCGTCGAAGTCGCGAACAGCGTAAAGGAGCTGCTGCCGATAGTGGACGCCGAGCTTCCGGCGGCCGTTACGGTGACGCCTATTTACGACCGCTCGCAGACGATCGTCGATTCCGTAACGGAAGTCCAGCACACGCTTTTCATCGCGTTCGTGCTCGTCGTGATAGTCATATTTCTTTTCCTCGGAAGGGCGACGGACACGCTGATTCCCGTGGTCGCGCTCCCTCTGTCGCTGCTCCTCACATTTATCGTGATGAACATGCTCGACTACAGCATAGACAACCTCTCGCTCATGGCGCTTACACTCGCGATCGGGTTCCTCGTGGACGACGCGATAGTGTTCCTCGAAAATACAGTGAGGCGCATGGAAGCCGGGGAGGGCGCGCTCCAGGCCTCGCTCGGAAGCGCGAAGGAGATAAGCTTCACGATAGTTTCCATGACCATATCCCTCGCCGCGGTGTTCATCCCGCTCGTTTTCATGACGGGTATCGTCGGGAGGATATTCAGGGAATTCGCCATCACCATTGTCGTCGCGATACTCGCCTCCGGCCTCGTTTCGCTCACCCTTACGCCGCTTATGTGCGCGCGGCTTCTCAGGGACCGCGGCCCGGGCTCGAAGCAGACGTGGGCCGAGCGCGTCGTCGGCGGGCTCGAAAAAAGAGTGCTCGGGGTCTACGGAAAGTCGCTCATGTGGTTCCTCCGACACAGGTGGGTTTCGGCCCTCATATGGGTCGTCTGTCTCGCGGGCACTATAGGGCTCTTCATGCTCGTTCCGAAGGCGTTCCTGCCCCTCGGGGACAGTAGCGTCATGCAGGGCGTGTTCATCGCGAAGGAAGGCTCCTCGCCCGAGCAGATGAGAGCGATCCAGGACCGTGTTGACGCGGCCATACATGGCGACCCCAACGTGCTCATGAACTTCACAATGACCGGCGCCGGGTCGTTCATAGGTGCGAACCAGGGCCTCATGTTCATATTTTTAAAGCCGCGGTCCGAAAGGATGCCCATAGAAATGGAGGCCGGCCAGCTGATGGGGAGCCTGGGGACGATACCCGGGGTCATGGCGTTCCTCCAGCCTCTGCCCGTTCTCGAAATCAGCACGGGCGCGACAGAGCAGTCTCAGGGGCAGTACGCGTTTTCGCTCTCGGGCGTAGATCCGGACGAGGTTTACGGCGTCGCGTCGAAGTTCATGGCGAAGCTCATGGAGTACCCGGGCTTTTCGACGGTGTCGTCAGATTATTACAGCAACACTCCCAACCTCGATATCGAGATCAAGCGCGAGCAGGCGAGGATATACGGGGTTTCGGAAACGCGCATACTCAACCTCCTCCGGAACGCTTATTCGCAGAACTACCTCTATCTTATAAAGAAGCCGACGGACCAGTACCAGGTGATTCTCGAGACAAGCGACACCACGCGCGAAAATCCCGAGGACCTTTCGCTCCTTTATATAAGGTCTGACGACGGGGCGAACCTCGTGCCTTTGAAGGCGCTCG
This window harbors:
- a CDS encoding efflux RND transporter permease subunit, with product MNFSEPFIRRPVMTAVLTLSAILFGVLSYFQLPVNDLPAVDYPVINVFVGYPGASPETMANNIATPLERQFMQIDGLDLVTSKSTQGFTSLTLQFSLDKSLDAAATDVQTAISQSTGNLPLDLPSPPTLVKTNPNDQPILYIALTTDSLTPGMLYDYASTQVGQRLTMIPGVSSVDVYGTKSAVRIKADPSAMWARNISVDDLYAAVSNATSYTGAGQFDGPAGTSILRPQGQLDTAESYANIIVKSVNGAPVYLHDVAEVTDTVEDERIDMRFWMRGHPVPSSTVVVAVFRQAGANAVEVANSVKELLPIVDAELPAAVTVTPIYDRSQTIVDSVTEVQHTLFIAFVLVVIVIFLFLGRATDTLIPVVALPLSLLLTFIVMNMLDYSIDNLSLMALTLAIGFLVDDAIVFLENTVRRMEAGEGALQASLGSAKEISFTIVSMTISLAAVFIPLVFMTGIVGRIFREFAITIVVAILASGLVSLTLTPLMCARLLRDRGPGSKQTWAERVVGGLEKRVLGVYGKSLMWFLRHRWVSALIWVVCLAGTIGLFMLVPKAFLPLGDSSVMQGVFIAKEGSSPEQMRAIQDRVDAAIHGDPNVLMNFTMTGAGSFIGANQGLMFIFLKPRSERMPIEMEAGQLMGSLGTIPGVMAFLQPLPVLEISTGATEQSQGQYAFSLSGVDPDEVYGVASKFMAKLMEYPGFSTVSSDYYSNTPNLDIEIKREQARIYGVSETRILNLLRNAYSQNYLYLIKKPTDQYQVILETSDTTRENPEDLSLLYIRSDDGANLVPLKALVTWKKTMGLQSVNHLNQFTSVTIFFNLKPGVAIGDATNFINSAAAEIVPPSIRASLQGEAQTFQRTVRDLTILMGIAVFVMYVILAILYESYVHPITVLSTLPTALVGGLLALVFFGEQASLYAFVGMFMLMGIVKKNGIMIVDFARQHVESGSPALEAIHQASLERFRPILMTTLAAVMGAVPIALGYGADGASRRPLGLVIVGGLIVSQFITLYITPVIYLYLEDFQEKVLDRIPFFRSQHTRPGAEAS